Proteins co-encoded in one Inmirania thermothiophila genomic window:
- the atpA gene encoding F0F1 ATP synthase subunit alpha: protein MQLNPSEISQLIRERIEDFESVAEARSEGTIVSLTDGIVRIHGLADVMYYEMLEFPGDVFGIALNLERDSVGAVVLGDYKHLSEGDWVRCTGRVLEVPVGEGLLGRVVDALGRPIDGKGPIEYETTSPVEKVAPGVIWRQSVSQPVQTGLKAIDSMVPIGRGQRELIIGDRQTGKTAIAIDTIINQKGTGIKCIYVAVGQKASSIAQVVRKLEEHGAMEHTIVVAASAAESAALQFMAPYAGCAMGEYFRDRGEDALIIYDDLTKQAWAYRQVSLLLRRPPGREAYPGDIFYLHSRLLERAARVNAEYVERFTEGKVKGRTGSLTALPIIETQAGDVSAFVPTNVISITDGQIYLETDLFNANIRPAINAGLSVSRVGGAAQTKIIKKLGGGVRLALAQYRELAAFAQFASDLDEATRKQLERGQRVTEIMKQKQYSPLSVAEMALSLFAVNEGYLDDIDLGKVVAFEEGLHAYFRSNHAELMNRINETCDWNEEIEQGLRKVVEEFKASQAW, encoded by the coding sequence ATGCAACTGAACCCTTCCGAGATCAGCCAGCTCATCAGGGAGCGGATCGAGGACTTCGAGTCCGTCGCCGAGGCGCGCAGCGAGGGCACCATCGTCAGCCTCACCGACGGCATCGTGCGCATCCACGGCCTCGCCGACGTCATGTACTACGAGATGCTGGAGTTTCCGGGCGACGTCTTCGGCATCGCCCTGAACCTCGAGCGCGACTCCGTCGGCGCGGTGGTGCTCGGCGACTACAAGCACCTCTCGGAGGGCGACTGGGTGCGCTGCACCGGCCGCGTGCTGGAGGTCCCGGTGGGCGAGGGCCTGCTCGGCCGCGTGGTGGACGCCCTCGGCCGTCCGATCGACGGCAAGGGGCCGATCGAGTACGAGACCACCTCGCCGGTGGAGAAGGTCGCCCCGGGCGTGATCTGGCGTCAGTCGGTGAGCCAGCCGGTGCAGACCGGGCTCAAGGCCATCGACTCCATGGTGCCCATCGGCCGCGGCCAGCGCGAGCTGATCATCGGCGACCGCCAGACCGGCAAGACCGCGATCGCCATCGACACGATCATCAACCAGAAGGGCACGGGCATCAAGTGCATCTATGTCGCCGTCGGCCAGAAGGCCTCCTCCATCGCGCAGGTGGTGCGCAAGCTGGAGGAGCACGGCGCCATGGAGCACACCATCGTGGTGGCGGCGAGCGCCGCCGAGTCGGCCGCGCTGCAGTTCATGGCCCCCTACGCGGGCTGCGCCATGGGCGAGTACTTCCGCGACCGCGGCGAGGACGCGCTCATCATCTACGACGACCTCACCAAGCAGGCCTGGGCCTACCGCCAGGTCTCGCTGCTGCTGCGCCGTCCGCCCGGCCGCGAGGCCTACCCCGGCGACATCTTCTACCTCCACTCGCGCCTGCTGGAGCGCGCCGCGCGGGTCAACGCCGAGTACGTGGAGCGCTTCACCGAGGGCAAGGTCAAGGGGCGCACGGGCTCGCTCACCGCGCTGCCCATCATCGAGACCCAGGCGGGCGACGTCTCCGCCTTCGTGCCCACCAACGTCATCTCCATCACCGACGGGCAGATCTACCTCGAGACGGACCTCTTCAACGCCAACATCCGCCCCGCCATCAACGCCGGCCTCTCGGTCTCGCGTGTGGGCGGCGCGGCGCAGACCAAGATCATCAAGAAGCTCGGCGGCGGCGTGCGCCTGGCGCTGGCGCAGTACCGCGAGCTCGCCGCCTTCGCCCAGTTCGCCTCCGACCTGGACGAGGCCACGCGCAAGCAGCTCGAGCGGGGCCAGCGCGTCACCGAGATCATGAAGCAGAAGCAGTACTCGCCGCTGAGCGTCGCGGAGATGGCGCTGTCGCTCTTCGCCGTCAACGAGGGCTACCTGGACGACATCGACCTCGGCAAGGTGGTGGCCTTCGAGGAGGGCCTGCACGCCTACTTCCGCTCCAACCACGCCGAGCTCATGAACCGCATCAACGAGACCTGCGACTGGAACGAGGAGATCGAGCAGGGTCTGCGCAAGGTGGTCGAGGAGTTCAAGGCGAGCCAGGCCTGGTAG
- a CDS encoding F0F1 ATP synthase subunit delta yields MAELITVARPYARAVFELARERGELELWSRRLQDLAAVAATPEVAALVRSPRVGKERVYALLVELVGEQLGAEGRNLLRLLVENRRLALLPAIAEAYEALRMEAEGRVRAEVVSARPLEEAQAERIRAALERRLGRKVELGHRVDESLIGGAVIRAGDLVIDGSVRGRLQRLAAELAG; encoded by the coding sequence ATGGCCGAGCTCATCACCGTCGCCCGCCCCTACGCCCGCGCCGTGTTCGAGCTCGCGCGCGAGCGGGGTGAGCTGGAGCTGTGGTCGCGGCGCCTGCAGGACCTGGCGGCGGTGGCTGCCACGCCGGAGGTGGCGGCGCTGGTGCGCAGCCCCCGGGTGGGCAAGGAGCGGGTCTACGCGCTGCTCGTGGAGCTGGTGGGCGAGCAGCTCGGCGCCGAGGGGCGCAACCTCCTGCGGCTGCTGGTGGAGAACCGGCGGCTCGCGCTCCTGCCCGCCATCGCCGAGGCCTACGAGGCGCTGCGCATGGAGGCCGAGGGCCGCGTGCGGGCGGAGGTGGTCAGCGCCCGGCCCCTCGAGGAGGCGCAGGCCGAGCGCATCCGCGCCGCGCTGGAGCGGCGGCTGGGGCGCAAGGTGGAGCTCGGCCACCGGGTCGACGAATCGCTCATCGGCGGCGCCGTGATACGCGCCGGGGATCTGGTCATCGACGGCTCCGTGCGCGGCCGCCTGCAGCGGCTCGCGGCGGAGCTGGCGGGCTGA
- a CDS encoding F0F1 ATP synthase subunit B has protein sequence MNINLTLIGQMIAFAAFVWFTMQYIWPPIVKALEERRSRIADGLEAAERGRRELELAQERATQILHEARQEAADILGKAQRRAAEMVDEAKEEARREGERLVEAARAQIQQEIAQAREELRRQVATLAVEGAARILRREVDAKAHQALLDELAGQL, from the coding sequence ATGAACATCAATCTCACCCTCATCGGCCAGATGATCGCCTTCGCGGCGTTCGTCTGGTTCACCATGCAGTACATCTGGCCGCCCATCGTCAAGGCGCTGGAGGAGCGGCGCAGCCGCATCGCCGACGGCCTCGAGGCCGCCGAGCGCGGGCGTCGCGAGCTGGAGCTGGCGCAGGAGCGCGCCACCCAGATCCTGCACGAGGCCCGTCAGGAGGCCGCCGACATCCTCGGCAAGGCCCAGCGGCGTGCCGCCGAGATGGTGGACGAGGCCAAGGAGGAGGCGCGGCGCGAGGGCGAGCGGCTGGTGGAGGCGGCGCGCGCCCAGATCCAGCAGGAGATCGCCCAGGCCCGCGAGGAGCTGCGGCGCCAGGTGGCCACCCTCGCGGTGGAGGGCGCGGCCCGCATCCTGCGCCGCGAGGTGGACGCCAAGGCCCACCAGGCGCTCCTCGACGAGCTCGCCGGGCAGCTCTGA
- the atpE gene encoding F0F1 ATP synthase subunit C, which yields MEMANALLVIAAAIMMGFGAVGAAIGIGVLGGRFLEGVARQPELVPVLRTQFFIVVGLTDAVPMIGVGLGMYVLFALAG from the coding sequence ATGGAGATGGCAAACGCTCTGCTGGTCATCGCCGCGGCGATCATGATGGGCTTCGGGGCCGTGGGTGCCGCCATCGGCATCGGCGTGCTCGGCGGCCGGTTCCTCGAGGGCGTGGCGCGCCAGCCCGAGCTCGTCCCCGTCCTGCGCACCCAGTTCTTCATCGTCGTCGGCCTCACCGACGCGGTGCCCATGATCGGCGTCGGCCTCGGCATGTACGTCCTCTTCGCCCTCGCCGGCTGA
- the atpB gene encoding F0F1 ATP synthase subunit A yields the protein MAAETGLTAGEYIKHHLTNLTFGLHPEHGWSLAHDAEEAAAMGFWAIHLDSMFWSLLLGLVFVGLFRKVAREVTSGVPGPLQNFVEVLVEFVESNVKGSFSGGPNPLIAPLALTIFVWVFLMNLMDLIPVDLIPWIATHLGIHFQRVVPSTDPNITFGLSLTVFALIVYYSVKIKGVGGFVGELTGMPFQTSNPLLKPLFMPVNLLLEGVNLLAKPFSLSLRLFGNLYAGEMIFILIALMYSAGVGLAVFGGVLQWVWAVFHILVITLQAFIFMVLTIVYLDMAHAEHH from the coding sequence ATGGCTGCGGAGACCGGGCTGACCGCCGGCGAGTACATCAAGCACCATCTGACCAACCTCACCTTCGGCCTGCACCCGGAGCACGGCTGGTCCCTCGCCCATGACGCCGAGGAGGCGGCGGCCATGGGCTTCTGGGCCATCCACCTCGACAGCATGTTCTGGTCGCTGCTCCTCGGGCTCGTCTTCGTGGGCCTGTTCCGCAAGGTGGCGCGGGAGGTCACCTCGGGCGTGCCGGGGCCGCTGCAGAACTTCGTCGAGGTCCTGGTGGAGTTCGTCGAGAGCAACGTCAAGGGCTCCTTCAGCGGCGGGCCCAACCCGCTCATCGCGCCCCTCGCCCTCACGATCTTCGTGTGGGTGTTCCTGATGAACCTGATGGACCTGATCCCGGTGGACCTGATCCCGTGGATCGCGACCCACCTCGGGATCCACTTCCAGCGCGTGGTGCCGAGCACCGACCCCAACATCACCTTCGGCCTGTCGCTGACGGTGTTCGCGCTGATCGTCTACTACAGCGTCAAGATCAAGGGCGTGGGCGGCTTCGTGGGCGAGCTCACGGGGATGCCCTTCCAGACCAGCAACCCCCTGCTCAAGCCCCTCTTCATGCCGGTCAACCTGCTCCTCGAGGGCGTGAACCTGCTGGCCAAGCCGTTCTCGCTCTCGCTGCGACTGTTCGGCAACCTCTACGCCGGCGAGATGATCTTCATCCTCATCGCGCTCATGTACAGCGCGGGCGTCGGCCTGGCCGTGTTCGGCGGGGTCCTGCAGTGGGTGTGGGCGGTCTTCCACATCCTGGTCATCACCCTGCAGGCCTTCATCTTCATGGTGCTGACCATCGTCTACCTGGACATGGCCCACGCCGAGCATCACTGA
- a CDS encoding ATP synthase subunit I, whose translation MGRVLLAQAALALLAGALFAARSGAEAGLAAVYGGAIVVLNGLLLRRHLAAIRPEAAARGAATLYLGLVQRLVLAVGLLAVGLGLLELAPLPLVAGFIAAQFGYLFNIGAER comes from the coding sequence ATGGGCAGGGTTCTTCTCGCACAGGCGGCGCTGGCGCTGCTCGCGGGTGCCCTGTTCGCCGCGCGGTCGGGGGCCGAGGCGGGGCTTGCGGCCGTCTACGGCGGCGCCATCGTGGTCCTCAACGGGCTGCTGCTGCGCCGCCACCTGGCGGCGATCCGGCCCGAGGCGGCGGCGCGGGGCGCCGCGACGCTCTACCTCGGCCTGGTGCAGCGGCTGGTGCTGGCGGTGGGGCTGCTGGCGGTGGGCCTGGGGCTCCTGGAGCTGGCCCCGCTGCCGCTGGTGGCGGGCTTCATCGCCGCCCAGTTCGGGTATCTGTTCAACATCGGCGCCGAGCGCTGA
- a CDS encoding CBS domain-containing protein, with the protein MLVQDAMTRAVRTVTPETRLYEVAALMCINRIKGLPVVEDGDRIVGIIAERDVLHRMFPRLDELMAEQGPISFEEMESQYREVVNLEVRDVMSTRVITVPPDYPLLKATSVMVSHRFRRIPVAVDGRLCGMLSIGDVHKALFLKHMRLS; encoded by the coding sequence ATGCTGGTGCAAGACGCCATGACCCGTGCGGTGCGCACGGTCACCCCCGAGACCCGCCTCTACGAGGTGGCGGCCCTCATGTGCATCAACCGCATCAAGGGGCTCCCCGTGGTGGAGGACGGCGACCGCATCGTCGGCATCATCGCCGAGCGGGACGTGCTCCACCGCATGTTCCCGCGCCTCGACGAGCTCATGGCCGAGCAGGGCCCGATCTCGTTCGAGGAGATGGAGTCGCAGTACCGCGAGGTGGTCAACCTCGAGGTGCGCGACGTCATGAGCACGCGGGTGATCACGGTGCCGCCGGACTATCCGCTGCTCAAGGCGACCTCGGTGATGGTCTCGCACCGCTTCCGCCGCATCCCGGTGGCGGTGGACGGGCGGCTGTGCGGGATGCTGAGCATCGGCGACGTGCACAAGGCGCTCTTCCTCAAGCACATGCGCCTGAGCTGA
- a CDS encoding ParB/RepB/Spo0J family partition protein — protein MARRRLGRGLDALLGATGAAVAEPQPGERLRSLPLDRIRPSPFQPRRAFDPAALEELAASIRAQGVVQPVVVRPAPGGEGYELVAGERRWRAAQMAGLAEVPAVVREVDDRAAMAMALIENVQREDLNPLEEALALRRLVDEFGLTHQEAAEAVGRSRAAVSNLLRLLELHEAVKALLAQGALEMGHARAIAGLPPARQPEAAREVVRRGLSVRETERLVRRMLAPPRPAPRPDPDVDRLQRELSERLGARVELKGGGRRGRLVIHYTSVEELEGILERLR, from the coding sequence ATGGCCCGCAGGCGGCTCGGCCGCGGCCTCGACGCCCTCCTCGGCGCGACCGGCGCGGCGGTGGCCGAGCCGCAGCCGGGGGAGCGGCTGCGCAGCCTGCCGCTGGACCGGATCCGGCCGAGCCCCTTCCAGCCCCGGCGTGCGTTCGACCCCGCGGCGCTGGAGGAGCTTGCGGCCTCGATCCGCGCCCAGGGCGTGGTCCAGCCCGTGGTGGTGCGCCCGGCCCCCGGCGGTGAGGGCTACGAGCTCGTCGCCGGCGAGCGGCGCTGGCGGGCGGCGCAGATGGCGGGGCTCGCGGAGGTGCCGGCGGTGGTGCGCGAGGTGGACGACCGCGCCGCCATGGCCATGGCCCTGATCGAGAACGTCCAGCGCGAGGACCTCAACCCGCTGGAGGAGGCCCTGGCGCTGCGGCGGCTGGTGGACGAGTTCGGCCTCACCCACCAGGAGGCGGCCGAGGCGGTGGGGCGCTCGCGGGCGGCGGTGAGCAACCTGCTGCGCCTGCTGGAGCTGCACGAGGCGGTCAAGGCGCTGCTCGCCCAGGGGGCGCTGGAGATGGGCCACGCCCGCGCCATCGCGGGCCTGCCCCCGGCGCGCCAGCCGGAGGCCGCCCGCGAGGTGGTGCGCCGCGGGCTCAGCGTGCGCGAGACCGAGCGGCTGGTGCGCAGGATGCTGGCGCCGCCGCGGCCGGCGCCGAGGCCGGACCCGGACGTCGACCGCCTCCAGCGCGAGCTCTCCGAGCGCCTGGGGGCCCGCGTCGAGCTCAAGGGGGGCGGCCGGCGCGGCCGCCTCGTCATCCACTACACTTCGGTGGAGGAGCTCGAGGGCATCCTCGAGCGGCTGCGCTGA
- a CDS encoding ParA family protein — protein MARVLAIANQKGGVGKTTTSVNLAASLAATRRRVLLVDLDPQGNATMGCGVDKHALERTVCDVLLDGVPLAEVVVPAGEAGFALAPANGDLTAAEVELPRRAGGEALLRAALAPARGAYDYVLVDCPPSLSMLTVNALVAADGVLIPMQCEYYALEGLSALVGTIERIRRGPNPGLRIEGLLRTMFDPRNNLATEVSRQLIQHFGERVYRTVIPRNVRLAEAPSHGLPVLLYDRRSRGAVAYLALAGEMLRRAERAATA, from the coding sequence ATGGCACGGGTCCTCGCCATCGCCAACCAGAAGGGCGGGGTGGGCAAGACCACCACCAGCGTCAACCTCGCCGCCTCGCTGGCGGCGACGCGGCGGCGCGTCCTGCTCGTGGACCTCGACCCCCAGGGCAACGCCACCATGGGCTGCGGCGTCGACAAGCACGCCCTCGAGCGCACCGTGTGCGACGTCCTCCTCGACGGCGTGCCGCTGGCCGAGGTGGTGGTCCCGGCCGGGGAGGCGGGCTTCGCCCTCGCCCCGGCCAACGGCGACCTCACCGCGGCGGAGGTGGAGCTGCCGCGGCGCGCGGGCGGGGAGGCGCTGCTGCGGGCGGCGCTGGCGCCGGCGCGGGGGGCCTACGACTACGTCCTCGTGGACTGCCCGCCCTCCCTCAGCATGCTCACGGTCAACGCCCTGGTCGCCGCCGACGGCGTCCTCATCCCCATGCAGTGCGAGTACTACGCCCTCGAGGGGCTCAGCGCCCTCGTGGGCACCATCGAGCGGATCCGCCGCGGGCCGAACCCGGGCCTGCGCATCGAGGGGCTGCTGCGCACCATGTTCGATCCCCGCAACAATCTCGCCACCGAGGTCTCGCGCCAGCTCATCCAGCACTTCGGCGAGCGCGTCTACCGCACGGTGATCCCCCGCAACGTCCGCCTCGCCGAGGCCCCGAGCCACGGCCTGCCGGTCCTGCTCTACGATCGCCGCTCGCGCGGCGCCGTCGCCTACCTCGCCCTCGCCGGCGAGATGCTGCGCCGCGCCGAGCGGGCGGCGACGGCCTGA
- the rsmG gene encoding 16S rRNA (guanine(527)-N(7))-methyltransferase RsmG, whose product MPSAPEPWRGAARARLDEGLAALGLALPAPAREGLLDYLALLARWNRAYSLTAVRDPVEMVTRHLLDCLAALPHLPPGALCDLGSGAGLPGIPIALAEPHRPVTLLEASAKKARFLRHAVLALAPDRVAVACARAERWRPPRPFAVVAARAVGELAALARLAGPLLEAGGVLAALKGRHPAEELAALPAPWRVRAVHALAVPGLAAARHLVLLERP is encoded by the coding sequence GTGCCGTCGGCGCCTGAGCCCTGGCGGGGGGCGGCGCGGGCGCGCCTCGACGAGGGGCTGGCCGCGCTGGGCCTGGCCCTGCCGGCGCCGGCGCGGGAGGGGCTCCTCGACTACCTGGCGCTGCTTGCGCGCTGGAACCGCGCCTACAGCCTCACCGCCGTGCGCGACCCGGTGGAGATGGTGACCCGCCACCTCCTCGACTGCCTCGCGGCGCTGCCGCACCTGCCGCCCGGCGCCCTCTGCGACCTCGGCAGCGGCGCCGGCCTGCCCGGGATCCCCATCGCCCTCGCCGAGCCCCACCGCCCGGTCACCCTGCTCGAGGCCTCGGCCAAGAAGGCCCGCTTCCTGCGCCACGCGGTGCTCGCGCTGGCGCCGGACCGCGTGGCGGTGGCCTGCGCCCGCGCCGAGCGCTGGCGCCCGCCGCGGCCCTTCGCCGTGGTGGCGGCGCGGGCGGTGGGGGAGCTTGCGGCGCTGGCGCGTCTCGCCGGGCCCCTGCTGGAGGCCGGCGGCGTCCTCGCCGCCCTCAAGGGGCGGCACCCGGCGGAGGAGCTCGCCGCCCTGCCCGCCCCCTGGCGCGTGCGCGCGGTGCATGCGCTGGCGGTGCCGGGGCTTGCCGCGGCGCGGCACCTGGTCCTGCTCGAGCGCCCGTGA
- a CDS encoding indolepyruvate oxidoreductase subunit beta yields the protein MSRVTNVLVCGTGGQGVMTAAEVLAEAAMAAGLDVRKTEVAGMAQRGGVVTSHVRFGARVLAPAIAPGTAHVLLAFEAAEAVRWAGHLAADGIAIVNTLRLAPPVVSSGLYSYPEDPLRLLEEAGVRHFAFDAGEVARGLGDLRLANTVMLGAAADHLPLAPELLREAVLARFRARKPALVEANARAFDAGRRLAAADRAVGA from the coding sequence ATGAGCCGGGTCACCAACGTCCTCGTCTGCGGCACCGGCGGCCAGGGGGTGATGACCGCCGCCGAGGTCCTGGCCGAGGCGGCCATGGCCGCAGGGCTCGACGTGCGCAAGACCGAGGTCGCGGGCATGGCCCAGCGCGGCGGCGTGGTCACCTCGCACGTGCGCTTCGGCGCGCGCGTGCTCGCCCCCGCCATCGCCCCCGGCACCGCCCACGTGCTCCTCGCCTTCGAGGCCGCCGAGGCGGTGCGCTGGGCCGGGCACCTGGCCGCCGACGGGATCGCCATCGTCAACACCCTGCGCCTCGCCCCGCCGGTGGTCTCCAGCGGCCTCTACAGCTATCCGGAGGATCCGCTGCGGCTGCTGGAGGAGGCGGGGGTGCGCCACTTCGCCTTCGACGCCGGCGAGGTCGCCCGCGGGCTCGGCGACCTGCGGCTCGCCAACACGGTGATGCTGGGCGCGGCCGCGGACCACCTCCCGCTGGCGCCGGAGCTGCTGCGCGAGGCGGTGCTGGCCCGCTTCCGTGCCCGCAAACCGGCGCTCGTGGAGGCCAACGCGCGCGCCTTCGACGCCGGCCGGAGGCTCGCCGCCGCCGACCGTGCCGTCGGCGCCTGA
- a CDS encoding thiamine pyrophosphate-dependent enzyme has protein sequence MHAAVHAAPATRLLLSGNEAVARAAWEAGVRVAAAYPGTPSTEILECLAAYPDLHAQWSTNEKVALEVAIGASLAGSRALAAMKHVGVNVASDALMTQTLLGARGGLVLAVADDVGMSSSQNEQDSRFWGRFAHLPVLEPADAEEAYAYTREAFALSERFETPVILRLTTRVCHVKGLVTVGAREAVPARGFERDPARYVMVPAHARRRLPIMLEREARLAEHAEASPLNRLEDGADRRVGFVVSGPAYLAVREAFPEAPVLKLGLSHPLPVGLARRLAEKAERVVVVEETEPLVEQELRAAGLEVTGKAVLPRMGELSADVVGRAVRAWLGEPVEEHARPAPVIFPRPPTMCPACPHLGVFFTLSRLRNVIISGDIGCYTLGAGHPWNALDTTICMGASLSVALGLDKGRGEQDRGRHVVAVIGDSTFLHMGMQGLLDIVYNRGDVTVLILDNRAVGMTGGQDHPGTGRDARGEEAPRVDFAALVRALGVPAERVHEVDPYELPTLFRTLRAEIKRGGPSVIITNRPCVLIDAYRPTPPLRVDEARCTGCGNCLDVGCPAILVTRRERAVKPSGKEVELAFVRIESLACTGCNLCVGTCAPDAIVPMEGRA, from the coding sequence ATGCACGCCGCCGTCCATGCCGCCCCCGCCACCCGCCTCCTGCTCTCGGGCAACGAGGCCGTCGCCCGCGCCGCCTGGGAGGCGGGCGTGCGGGTCGCCGCCGCCTACCCCGGGACCCCCTCCACGGAGATCCTGGAGTGCCTCGCGGCCTATCCCGACCTGCACGCGCAGTGGTCCACCAACGAGAAGGTGGCCCTGGAGGTGGCGATCGGGGCCTCGCTGGCCGGGAGCCGGGCCCTCGCCGCCATGAAGCACGTCGGCGTCAACGTCGCCTCCGACGCCCTCATGACCCAGACCCTGCTCGGCGCCCGCGGCGGCCTCGTCCTCGCGGTGGCCGACGACGTCGGCATGTCCTCGTCCCAGAACGAGCAGGACTCGCGCTTCTGGGGCCGCTTCGCCCACCTGCCGGTGCTCGAGCCCGCCGACGCCGAGGAGGCCTACGCCTACACCCGCGAGGCCTTCGCCCTCTCCGAGCGCTTCGAGACCCCGGTGATCCTGCGCCTGACCACCCGCGTCTGCCACGTCAAGGGCCTGGTCACGGTGGGGGCGCGGGAGGCGGTGCCGGCGCGCGGCTTCGAGCGCGACCCCGCCCGCTACGTCATGGTGCCGGCGCACGCCCGCCGGCGCCTGCCCATCATGCTCGAGCGCGAGGCGCGCCTTGCCGAGCACGCCGAGGCGAGCCCCCTGAACCGCCTCGAGGACGGCGCCGACCGGCGCGTCGGCTTCGTCGTCTCGGGGCCGGCCTACCTCGCCGTGCGCGAGGCCTTCCCCGAGGCGCCGGTGCTCAAGCTGGGGCTCAGCCACCCGCTGCCGGTGGGGCTGGCGCGCCGCCTGGCGGAGAAGGCCGAGCGCGTGGTGGTGGTGGAGGAGACCGAGCCGCTGGTGGAGCAGGAGCTGCGCGCGGCCGGGCTCGAGGTCACGGGCAAGGCGGTCCTGCCGCGCATGGGGGAGCTCTCCGCCGACGTCGTGGGGCGCGCGGTGCGCGCCTGGCTGGGCGAGCCGGTGGAGGAGCACGCGCGGCCGGCGCCGGTCATCTTCCCGCGCCCGCCCACCATGTGCCCGGCCTGCCCGCACCTGGGGGTGTTCTTCACCCTGTCGCGGCTTCGCAACGTGATCATCAGCGGCGACATCGGCTGCTACACCCTCGGGGCCGGCCATCCCTGGAACGCCCTCGACACCACCATCTGCATGGGGGCCTCGCTGAGCGTGGCCCTCGGCCTCGACAAGGGCCGCGGCGAGCAGGACCGGGGCCGGCACGTCGTCGCCGTGATCGGCGACTCCACCTTCCTGCACATGGGCATGCAGGGGCTGCTGGACATCGTCTACAACCGCGGCGACGTCACCGTGCTGATCCTCGACAACCGCGCGGTGGGCATGACCGGCGGGCAGGACCACCCCGGCACCGGCCGCGATGCCCGCGGCGAGGAGGCCCCGCGGGTGGACTTCGCGGCCCTGGTCCGGGCCCTGGGGGTGCCCGCCGAGCGCGTCCACGAGGTGGATCCCTACGAGCTGCCGACGCTGTTCCGGACCCTGCGCGCCGAGATCAAGCGCGGCGGCCCCTCGGTGATCATCACCAACCGCCCCTGCGTGCTCATCGACGCGTACCGGCCGACGCCGCCGCTGCGCGTGGACGAGGCGCGCTGCACCGGCTGCGGCAACTGCCTCGACGTGGGCTGCCCGGCGATCCTGGTGACGCGGCGCGAGCGGGCGGTGAAGCCCTCGGGCAAGGAGGTGGAGCTCGCCTTCGTGCGCATCGAGAGCCTGGCCTGCACCGGGTGCAACCTCTGCGTCGGCACCTGCGCCCCGGACGCCATCGTCCCCATGGAGGGGCGGGCATGA
- the paaI gene encoding hydroxyphenylacetyl-CoA thioesterase PaaI: MGRVGDEERAQATAEAVARWMCREDRVARRLGVELLASGPGRCRLALTVDEDMLNAHGLTHGAVTYALADIAFAVASNSRGRSAVALATSMSYPAASGAGDRLLAEAVEESLGGRTAVYRVEVRRDDGTLVGLFSGTVYRRSDPVPVAEEP; the protein is encoded by the coding sequence GTGGGCCGCGTGGGGGACGAGGAGCGGGCGCAGGCCACGGCCGAGGCAGTGGCGCGCTGGATGTGCCGGGAGGATCGGGTCGCGCGCCGGCTCGGCGTCGAGCTGCTGGCGAGCGGTCCGGGCCGCTGCCGCCTCGCCCTCACGGTGGACGAGGACATGCTCAACGCCCACGGCCTCACCCACGGGGCCGTCACCTACGCCCTCGCCGACATCGCCTTCGCCGTCGCCAGCAACAGCCGCGGCCGCAGCGCCGTGGCGCTGGCCACCAGCATGAGCTACCCGGCGGCGAGCGGCGCCGGCGACCGCCTCCTGGCCGAGGCCGTGGAGGAGAGCCTCGGCGGGCGCACCGCGGTCTACCGCGTCGAGGTCCGCCGCGACGACGGCACCCTCGTCGGCCTCTTCAGCGGCACCGTCTACCGCCGTTCCGACCCCGTCCCCGTGGCAGAGGAGCCCTGA